The following is a genomic window from Bosea sp. RAC05.
GAGCTCGACCGAACCGGCCGAGCCACCTTCGAGGGTGGTGATATCGAGCTTCATCACGCGTTCTCCTCAACCGTCTCGGCTGCGGGAGCCGGCGCATCGCCGCCATTCAGCTTGAACTTGCCCGGAAGCGGAGCATCCTTGGGCAGAGCGCGCTTGATCGCGTCGCGAACATGGATCCAGCCGCCGGCATGACCGGGGACGGCGCCCTCGACCAGGATCAGGCCACGCTCGACATCCGTCTGGACGACGCGCAGGTTCTGCGTGGTCACGCGCTCGGCGCCGAGATGGCCGGGCATCTTCTTGTTCTTGAAGGTCTTGCCGGGGTCCTGACGGCCGCCGGTCGAACCGATCGAGCGGTGCGAGACCGAGACGCCGTGGGTGGCGCGCAGACCGCCGAAGTTCCAGCGCTTCATGCCGCCGGCAAAGCCCTTGCCGAGCGTCGTGCCGCTGACATCGACGAACTGGCCGACGACGAAGTGGTCGGCCGTCAGCTCGGCGCCCACCGGGATCAGCGCATCGTCGCTGACGCGAAATTCGACGACCTTGCGCTTGGGCTCGACCTTGGCGACGGCGAAATGGCCGCGCTCAGCCTTCGAGACATTCTTGACCTTGGCTGTACCCGTGCCGAGCTGGACGGCGACGTAGCCGTTCTTCTCGATCGTGCGGTGAGCGACGACCTGGCAGTTATCGAGCTTCAGCACGGTGACCGGGATATGTTCGCCGGCATCGGTGAAGATGCGGGTCATCCCGACTTTCTGTGCAATCACACCGGAACGCATCGGTGCATACCTTCCCTTGGGGTCATACTCATCCAACCGAGATGTTGGAGGCAGAGGACCCGGCTAAAATCGGATCAGAGCTTGATTTCGACGTCGACGCCGGCGGCGAGATCGAGCTTCATGAGGGCGTCGACCGTCTGCGGGGTCGGGTCGACGATGTCGAGAACCCGCTTGTGGGTCCGCATTTCAAACTGCTCGCGCGACTTCTTGTCGATGTGCGGCGAGCGGTTGACCGTGAACTTCTCGATGAGCGTGGGCAGCGGGATGGGGCCGCGGACCTGGGCGCCCGTCCTCTTCGCGGTCGACACGATCTCGCGCGTCGAAGCGTCGAGAATGCGGTGGTCGAACGCCTTGAGGCGGATCCGGATGTTCTGACCGTTCATGGTCTTATCTTCCTCGTGACGTGAAAGGGCGAAGGCCCGGCAGGGCCTGCGCCCTCACGAAAACGCGTTACGCGATGATGCTGGCGACGACGCCGGCGCCCACGGTGCGGCCGCCTTCGCGGATGGCGAAGCGCAGCTTCTCCTCCATCGCGATCGGCACGATCAGGTGCACTTCCATGGCGATGTTGTCGCCCGGCATCACCATCTCCGTGCCCTCGGGCAGGTGCACCACGCCCGTCACGTCCGTCGTGCGGAAGTAGAACTGCGGGCGATAGTTGGTGAAGAACGGGGTGTGGCGACCGCCCTCCTCCTTCGTCAGGATGTAGGCCTCGGCCTTGAACTTCGTGTGCGGCTTCACCGAGCCCGGCTTGCACAGGATCTGCCCGCGCTCGACGTCCTCACGCTTCGTGCCGCGCAGCAGCGCGCCGATGTTGTCACCCGCCTGGCCCTGGTCCAGCAGCTTGCGGAACATCTCGACGCCCGTGACCGTCGTCTTGACCGTGTCCTTCAGGCCGACGATCTCGATTTCCTCGCCCACCTTCACGATGCCGCGCTCGACGCGACCCGTCACAACCGTGCCGCGGCCCGAGATCGAGAACACGTCCTCGACCGGCATCAGGAACGGCAGGTCCAGCGGACGCGCCGGCTGCGGGATGTAGTCGTCGACCGTCTTCATCAGCGCGACGATCGCGTCATGGCCGATCGCCTTGTCGCCATTGTCCAGCGCAACCTTCGCCGAACCCTTGGTGATCGGGATGTCGTCGCCGGGGAAGTCGTACTTCGACAGGAGCTCGCGGATCTCCATCTCGACCAGCTCGAGAAGCTCGGCGTCGTCGACGAGATCGACCTTGTTCATGAACACCACCAGCGCGGGAACGCCGACCTGGCGCGCCAGCAGGATGTGCTCGCGGGTCTGCGGCATCGGGCCGTCGGCCGCCGACACAACCAGGATCGCGCCGTCCATCTGCGCCGCGCCCGTGATCATGTTCTTCACATAGTCGGCGTGGCCGGGGCAGTCGACGTGAGCATAGTGACGCGCAGCCGTCTCGTACTCGACGTGAGCGGTCGAGATCGTGATGCCGCGGGCCTTCTCCTCCGGAGCCTTGTCGATCTGGTCATACGCCGTGAACGACGCGCCACCCGACTCAGCCAGAACCTTCGTGATCGCAGCCGTCAGAGACGTCTTGCCATGGTCGACGTGACCAATCGTTCCAATGTTGCAATGCGGCTTCGTGCGAGCGAATTTC
Proteins encoded in this region:
- the rplC gene encoding 50S ribosomal protein L3 encodes the protein MRSGVIAQKVGMTRIFTDAGEHIPVTVLKLDNCQVVAHRTIEKNGYVAVQLGTGTAKVKNVSKAERGHFAVAKVEPKRKVVEFRVSDDALIPVGAELTADHFVVGQFVDVSGTTLGKGFAGGMKRWNFGGLRATHGVSVSHRSIGSTGGRQDPGKTFKNKKMPGHLGAERVTTQNLRVVQTDVERGLILVEGAVPGHAGGWIHVRDAIKRALPKDAPLPGKFKLNGGDAPAPAAETVEENA
- the rpsJ gene encoding 30S ribosomal protein S10 — encoded protein: MNGQNIRIRLKAFDHRILDASTREIVSTAKRTGAQVRGPIPLPTLIEKFTVNRSPHIDKKSREQFEMRTHKRVLDIVDPTPQTVDALMKLDLAAGVDVEIKL
- the tuf gene encoding elongation factor Tu; the protein is MAKEKFARTKPHCNIGTIGHVDHGKTSLTAAITKVLAESGGASFTAYDQIDKAPEEKARGITISTAHVEYETAARHYAHVDCPGHADYVKNMITGAAQMDGAILVVSAADGPMPQTREHILLARQVGVPALVVFMNKVDLVDDAELLELVEMEIRELLSKYDFPGDDIPITKGSAKVALDNGDKAIGHDAIVALMKTVDDYIPQPARPLDLPFLMPVEDVFSISGRGTVVTGRVERGIVKVGEEIEIVGLKDTVKTTVTGVEMFRKLLDQGQAGDNIGALLRGTKREDVERGQILCKPGSVKPHTKFKAEAYILTKEEGGRHTPFFTNYRPQFYFRTTDVTGVVHLPEGTEMVMPGDNIAMEVHLIVPIAMEEKLRFAIREGGRTVGAGVVASIIA